GGCGTGGAACTGGCCGCCGGTCAGCGTCACCGCGAAATCCACCACCGGGAAACCCAGCGGCCCGCGCACCGCCGCCTCGCGCACGCCGGCCTCCACCGCCGGGATATACTGGCGCGGCACGGCGCCGCCGACCACCGCATCCTCGAACTGGATGCCCGACCCGCGCGGCAGCGGCCGGACCTCGACATGGATGTCGGCGAACTGGCCGTGGCCGCCGGTCTGGCGCTTGAAGCGGGCGTGGTGGCTGGTGCCCTTGCGGATCGTTTCCTTATAGGGGACCTGCGGCGGCTGGCCTTTCACCGCCACATTGAAGCGGCTGCGCAGCCGGTCCATCGCCAGCTTCAGATGGACGTCGCCCTGCCCCCACAGCACCAGTTCGCCGGTCTCGGCCGACTGGTCGAGCGTCAGGGACGGGTCCTCCTCCTGCAGCTTCTGCAGGGCGGCGGACAGCTTCACCTCGTCGTTGCGGTTCTCGGCGCGCAGCGCCAGACCATGCACCGGCGGGGCGGCGGCCGGCCAGTCGGCGGGCGGGCCGAGGTTGGTCTTCTCGGTCAGCCGGTCGCCGGTCGCCGCCTTCTCCAACCGGCCGAGCGCCACCAGATCGCCGGCGACCGCCTGCGGCACCTTGGTCTGGTCGCGGCCGAACAGCTGGAAGATGCCGGACACCCGCTCGCCACCCAGGGTCATGCCGTCGGTGACGGTGCCGCGCCAGACGCGGGCGAGGCTGAGCTTCCCGGCATGGGAGCCCATCATCGTCTTCACCACCTGCGCCGCCACCGCCGTATTGGCGGGAAGGTCGATGCGGGCCGCGGTGGTATCGACCTCCGGTCCCTCGTGCCGCAGGGCCTTCAGCAGGCGGCGGATGCCGTTGTCGTTCTCCGCCGATCCGAAGAAGACGGGAACGATCAGGTCGTCGGCCAGTTCGTGCGCCAGCGTTTCGTACAGCTCGGCACTGTCGGGGGCCATGTCCTCCAGCAGCTTTTCCAGCAGGCCGTCGTCGAAATCGGCGGCCGATTCCAGCATCGCCTGCCGCGCCTCCGCCTCCCAGTCGCGGGCGCTGTCGGGCAGGGCCACCAGATCGGACGGCTTGTGCGGGTTGAAGCGCCAGGCGCGTTCGCTGACCAGATCGACCAGCCCGGTGATCTGACCGTTCTCGCGCAGCGGCACCTCGCGCAACACCAGCTTGCGGGCCGAGACCTCCTGATAGGCGGCGACGACGTCGCGCACGCGCAGGTCGCCCAGCGAGTCGATCTTGTTGATGAACAGCAGATGCGGGATGCGGTGGTCGTCCAGCATCTTGAACAGCGGGGCCAGCAGCACCGCCTTCTCAGGCGCGGCCTCCGCCACCACGATGGCGATGTCGGCGGCCATCAGCGCCGCCTGCGCCTCCCCCGTCAGTTCCACCGAGCCGGGGCAGTCCAGGATCGACCAGCGTTCTCCCAGGTAGTCGAAGGAGGCGACGTTCAACTCGGTGCTCATCGACCGGGCCTTCGCCTCCGGCGAATTGTCGCCCACGGCGTTGCCGTCGCGCACGCTGCCCTTGCGGGTGACGGCCCCGGCGGCGAACAGCAGGCTTTCCAGCAGCGTCGTCTTGCCGGCGAGATAGGGGCCGACCAGCGCCGCGCAGCGCGCCGTCCGGATTTGCGTATGCGGCATTCACACCTCCCGTCGAAGCTTCGGGCTGTCGTGACCGGGGACGGGGCCTGGGCCGGAGATGGGCCGCCGGCGCCGGCCGCCGGGGCGGCCCGTTCGCGTGTGGCTCTTCAGACAAGTCCGTTTGAAACTGGCACTTCCAGAAAACTGGCACTTCCAGAAGACAGGCACGTCCGGATCGGGGGGCGGCGGACGCGTGGCGGAAACGCGCATCGGGTCCGGGGCCGGCGGAGCGCCCGCATCGGACCTCCGATGCTCCACCCGAACGGCGCGGCTGTCGATGGAAAAAAGGGGCGGCAAACCGTCACGCGCGAAGCGGCCGCCCGGCCAATGCGTCGATTGGCCGCATCGAACGGCGCCCGGCCTATTTGCCCGCCTCCGACATTGCCAGCCCACCGTTTAAGGCGTTCAAACTGAACGGAATACCGCCTGCAGCTGCGTCATGCGATGAATCGTTCGTAATATTGCTATGTTGCAATGCAATATGAGCGCGTCGAAATGTGGCGGACAAATGCATGAAACCTTCTGCTAGTAGCCTCCGGTGATAATGGCCGCGCGATCAAGGCGATGACGGCCGGATAACAATCGATGGGGCGCCCGGCGTCCGCCGTCCGCCCCCCCACTCCCTGGGGAAAGAGCACATGCGCCTGTGGTTTCGTTTGCTGGCGGTCGCCCTGATTGCCGTCGGGACTGTCGTTACGGTCCCTCTGTCCACCCCCGCCGTCGCCCAGGATGCCAAGCCGACGCAGGAGGACGCCAAGTCCATCACCCTGAAGGCGGCGGAACTGATCGCCGCCCAGGGCCTGGACGAGGCCGCCAAGGCCTTCAACGCCGAAGGCCCGTTCAAGCACGGCGAGATCTACGTCAACGTCATCGACTTCGCCGGCGTCTGGAAGGTCTATCCGCCGCGCCCGGCCGGCGTCGGCCAGAGCGTCATCAACGTCAAGGACCCGGACGGCCGCTTCATCGTCCAGGACGTGCTGGCCGTCGCCAAGGAGAAGGACGAGGGCTGGGTCGAGTATCGCTGGCTGAACCCGGCCAGCAACAAGATCGAACCGAAGATCACCTACGTGAAGCGCGTGCCCGGCCAGGAACTGGTCGCCTATGTCGGCATCTACAAGTGAATGCTGCCGCATAGGGCGGTGATCGACCGGTAGAGCTGTTGGGGGTGAGCATGAACGGCGGTGTCTTTGCGCGTCTGTCGGGCCTGTCGGTGGCGGGCCGGGTCTTTGCGGCTCCCCTGATGGGGATCGTCCTGACGGTGGCGGCGCTGGTGCTGGCCGACCGCCAGTCGGAGCAGGCGCTGGGTGCCGTGGACGGCATCCACCGCGAGGCGGCGGAGCGGCTGGGCCGGGTCGACCGGCTGGTCGCCATCGCCTATGTCATCCACAGCGACGTGTCGCGGCATCTGGCATTGTCCGGCTCCGGCATCGAAGAGGCGAAGCTGCAGGCCATGCGCGACGCCATCGCCGCCAACCTGGGCAAGGCGCGCACCGGCATCGCGGAACTGCGCGCCTTGCCGCTGGCCGAGGCGGAGCGGGCGATGCTGGACGAGGTGTCGGCGCGGATCGGCGCCTATGCGAAGGCGGTCGACGAGATGAACCAGATGGCGGCCATCGACCGCCTGATCGGCATCCCGATGATGGCCCACACCGACGACCAGTTCGCCGCCCTGACCGCCAAGGTGATGGAGACGCAGGAGGCCATCGGCCGCTCCACCGCCGCCGCCACCCAGGCCACCCGCGATGCTGCGGCCGCCGCCCGCCGCGATTTCGCGCTGGTGATGGCCGGGCTGCTGGCGGCGATGATGGCGGCCGGGCTTCTGCTGGCGCGGTCCATCACCCGGCCGCTGCAGCGACTGTCCAGCAACACGGCCGATCTGGCCGCCGGAAAGCTCGACACCGCGGTCGAGGGCGGCTGGATGCGCAACGAGATCGGCGCCATGGCCCGTGCGCTGGAGGTGTTCCAGACCAACGCGCGCGAGGTGGAGCGGCTGACCGCCGACCAGCAGCGCCAGAAGGCGGAGGCCGAGGCGGAAAAGCACCGCGCCATCCGGGAGTTGGCCGATCTGTTCGAGGCCCGCGTGGCGGAGGTGGTGCAGCAGGTGGGAGCCGGTGCCCATCAGGTGCGCAGCAACGCCGCCGGCATGCTGGAACGCGCCAACAGCGCCAACCGGCAGGCCGCCACCGTCGCCGCCGCCAGCGCCCAGGCGGGGAGCAGCGTCCAGACGGCGGCCGCCGCGACGGAGGAGATGTCGGCCTCAATCGCCGAGATCGGCGGTCAGGTCCGCCGCTCCTTCGACATGGTGCGCGGCGCCGTGCGGGCGGTGGAGGAGACCAACGCCCATGTCGTCGGCCTGTCCGACGCCGCCAACCGCATCGGCGAGATCGTCGGCCTCATCAACTCCATCGCCGCCCAGACCAACCTGCTGGCGCTGAACGCGACCATCGAGGCGGCGCGGGCGGGCGAGGCCGGCAAGGGTTTCGCCGTGGTGGCGAGCGAGGTGAAGAGCCTCGCCACCCAGACCGCCA
The Azospirillum sp. TSA2s DNA segment above includes these coding regions:
- a CDS encoding elongation factor G; protein product: MPHTQIRTARCAALVGPYLAGKTTLLESLLFAAGAVTRKGSVRDGNAVGDNSPEAKARSMSTELNVASFDYLGERWSILDCPGSVELTGEAQAALMAADIAIVVAEAAPEKAVLLAPLFKMLDDHRIPHLLFINKIDSLGDLRVRDVVAAYQEVSARKLVLREVPLRENGQITGLVDLVSERAWRFNPHKPSDLVALPDSARDWEAEARQAMLESAADFDDGLLEKLLEDMAPDSAELYETLAHELADDLIVPVFFGSAENDNGIRRLLKALRHEGPEVDTTAARIDLPANTAVAAQVVKTMMGSHAGKLSLARVWRGTVTDGMTLGGERVSGIFQLFGRDQTKVPQAVAGDLVALGRLEKAATGDRLTEKTNLGPPADWPAAAPPVHGLALRAENRNDEVKLSAALQKLQEEDPSLTLDQSAETGELVLWGQGDVHLKLAMDRLRSRFNVAVKGQPPQVPYKETIRKGTSHHARFKRQTGGHGQFADIHVEVRPLPRGSGIQFEDAVVGGAVPRQYIPAVEAGVREAAVRGPLGFPVVDFAVTLTGGQFHAVDSSDMAFKTVARQAMADSLPTCEPVLLEPILTVTIAVPSAFTPKVQRLVSGRRGQLLGFDARPGWPGWDEVKACMPQADMQDLIVELRSLTFGVGSYSAEFERLQEVVGKAADRAVEIRRDMLAAQ
- a CDS encoding cache domain-containing protein produces the protein MRLWFRLLAVALIAVGTVVTVPLSTPAVAQDAKPTQEDAKSITLKAAELIAAQGLDEAAKAFNAEGPFKHGEIYVNVIDFAGVWKVYPPRPAGVGQSVINVKDPDGRFIVQDVLAVAKEKDEGWVEYRWLNPASNKIEPKITYVKRVPGQELVAYVGIYK
- a CDS encoding methyl-accepting chemotaxis protein; this encodes MNGGVFARLSGLSVAGRVFAAPLMGIVLTVAALVLADRQSEQALGAVDGIHREAAERLGRVDRLVAIAYVIHSDVSRHLALSGSGIEEAKLQAMRDAIAANLGKARTGIAELRALPLAEAERAMLDEVSARIGAYAKAVDEMNQMAAIDRLIGIPMMAHTDDQFAALTAKVMETQEAIGRSTAAATQATRDAAAAARRDFALVMAGLLAAMMAAGLLLARSITRPLQRLSSNTADLAAGKLDTAVEGGWMRNEIGAMARALEVFQTNAREVERLTADQQRQKAEAEAEKHRAIRELADLFEARVAEVVQQVGAGAHQVRSNAAGMLERANSANRQAATVAAASAQAGSSVQTAAAATEEMSASIAEIGGQVRRSFDMVRGAVRAVEETNAHVVGLSDAANRIGEIVGLINSIAAQTNLLALNATIEAARAGEAGKGFAVVASEVKSLATQTAKATEEIGTQITSMQQVTGAAVAAIKGVGDTVVGIDEIVGSIAGAMEQQAAATEEITRNVQEAAAGTAEVSQTIATVSTSAGETGTAAGEVLRAAELLDGQASTLNREVTHFIGRLRAG